The proteins below are encoded in one region of Polynucleobacter sp. AP-Nino-20-G2:
- the lptA gene encoding lipopolysaccharide transport periplasmic protein LptA: MKSKIFVTLRQLAVASLWVASCATSNAFAEKADQDKPLILEAEKVSVNDVQQVYELDGEVVLIKGSILITGEKGNIKVDPEGYEYVDVEGNSKSTASFRQRREGPADEFMQGRGQSVTYNAKTELLTLAGEASLKRLHNMQMLDQLRGWKIEYDDVKQYYRVSPPADAKAEDLPLARAILSPRRKATLEK, from the coding sequence ATGAAGAGCAAAATATTTGTCACATTACGACAGCTTGCTGTTGCTAGCTTATGGGTTGCTAGCTGCGCCACTTCTAACGCCTTTGCTGAAAAAGCAGATCAAGATAAGCCCCTCATCCTAGAGGCCGAAAAAGTATCCGTAAATGATGTGCAGCAGGTCTACGAATTAGATGGTGAAGTTGTACTTATTAAAGGCAGCATTCTCATTACCGGCGAAAAAGGGAATATCAAAGTCGACCCAGAGGGTTATGAGTATGTAGATGTTGAGGGCAACTCTAAATCGACTGCCAGCTTTAGGCAAAGACGTGAGGGCCCAGCTGACGAGTTCATGCAAGGTCGTGGGCAAAGTGTCACCTACAACGCAAAAACAGAGTTACTCACTCTTGCCGGAGAAGCCAGTCTCAAGCGTCTCCATAATATGCAAATGCTAGATCAATTGCGTGGCTGGAAAATTGAGTATGACGATGTTAAGCAATACTATCGAGTCTCACCCCCCGCAGATGCCAAAGCAGAAGACTTGCCTCTGGCCCGAGCCATCCTTTCACCAAGACGAAAAGCTACACTAGAGAAATGA
- a CDS encoding PTS sugar transporter subunit IIA, which translates to MNALTELFTLDRIALNDSSKSRAEAFAAVGKLFSKQAGLEADAIVGFLNDREDLGSTALGAGVAIPHGRVKGLKQPIAAFIKLKDPIEFAAPDGEAVSILIFLLVPEKATQQHLEILSSIAQLLSDPDARKALASESSPEQVCHLLQTWGSTP; encoded by the coding sequence ATGAATGCCCTGACTGAACTTTTCACCCTAGACCGCATTGCCTTAAATGACTCCTCCAAGAGTCGTGCCGAGGCATTTGCGGCCGTAGGGAAGTTATTCTCCAAGCAAGCCGGCCTTGAAGCTGATGCCATTGTGGGCTTTCTCAATGATCGTGAAGATTTGGGGTCAACCGCATTAGGCGCAGGCGTTGCCATTCCCCATGGCCGCGTTAAAGGACTTAAACAGCCTATCGCCGCGTTTATTAAATTAAAAGATCCAATCGAGTTTGCCGCACCTGACGGTGAAGCCGTTTCTATTTTGATATTTTTGCTGGTTCCAGAAAAAGCGACCCAGCAACACCTTGAGATTTTGTCCTCGATTGCCCAGTTACTATCTGATCCAGACGCACGTAAGGCGCTAGCCTCCGAAAGCAGTCCAGAACAAGTGTGCCACCTACTCCAGACCTGGGGCTCCACTCCATGA
- the lptB gene encoding LPS export ABC transporter ATP-binding protein yields MTTDSSSKQTPATLSAHNLQKRYGSRTVVRDVSVEVKCGEVVGLLGPNGAGKTTSFYMIVGLVPLDGGRIILDGADITHLPIHERARMGLSYLPQEASVFRKLNVAENIQAVLELQVQGGKPLSKAEIEHRLNELLGELQIGHLRNNPALSLSGGERRRVEIARALASQPKFILLDEPFAGVDPIAVGEIQRIVRFLRDRQIGVLITDHNVRETLGICDHAYIISEGSVLAEGKPDQIIENDAVRRVYLGENFRM; encoded by the coding sequence ATGACCACGGATTCCAGCAGCAAGCAAACCCCCGCAACCCTGAGCGCTCATAATTTACAGAAGCGCTATGGCTCCCGTACCGTGGTGCGAGATGTTTCAGTGGAAGTGAAATGCGGAGAAGTGGTGGGCTTACTTGGACCGAATGGCGCCGGCAAGACCACTTCCTTCTACATGATTGTTGGCTTGGTACCGCTTGATGGCGGTCGCATCATTCTTGATGGCGCGGATATCACCCATCTACCTATTCATGAACGAGCCCGCATGGGTCTGTCTTATCTGCCACAGGAAGCCTCTGTATTCAGAAAGCTCAATGTCGCCGAGAATATTCAAGCAGTACTAGAGCTTCAGGTGCAAGGTGGCAAACCTTTAAGTAAAGCAGAGATTGAACATCGCTTAAATGAGTTACTAGGCGAACTGCAGATCGGCCACCTCCGCAACAATCCCGCCCTCTCTCTATCTGGCGGCGAACGCCGCCGTGTAGAGATCGCCAGGGCATTGGCCTCCCAACCGAAGTTCATTTTGCTAGATGAGCCATTTGCAGGCGTGGACCCAATTGCCGTCGGTGAAATTCAACGAATCGTTCGCTTTTTAAGGGATCGCCAGATTGGGGTCTTGATTACCGACCATAATGTTCGCGAAACTTTAGGTATTTGCGACCACGCCTACATCATTAGTGAAGGTAGCGTCCTAGCCGAAGGTAAGCCCGACCAAATTATTGAGAACGATGCGGTCAGAAGAGTCTATTTAGGCGAAAACTTCCGCATGTAA
- a CDS encoding HAD family hydrolase has product MPSAFNTHNTNPLSQHPQAWERAGAVKLLVLDVDGVLTNGQVFIGDSGKESIKAFDIQDGLGIKLLEKVGIPTAIITGRSSKMVLARCEELGIKHVHMGVENKALALEGILQSLGLQSADCAVMGDDWPDFQMMKSAGLKICPAQGHEAVKDIAHFVTTRSGGSGAVREVCDLILKAQNRYDELLAQAKG; this is encoded by the coding sequence ATGCCAAGCGCTTTTAATACCCACAACACCAACCCTCTAAGCCAACATCCACAGGCATGGGAGCGCGCTGGTGCAGTCAAACTCCTCGTGCTAGATGTCGATGGCGTATTAACCAACGGTCAAGTTTTTATCGGTGATAGCGGCAAAGAATCCATCAAAGCTTTTGATATTCAAGATGGATTGGGAATCAAGCTACTTGAGAAGGTTGGCATTCCAACCGCAATCATCACTGGCCGTAGCTCAAAAATGGTTTTAGCGCGCTGCGAAGAATTGGGCATCAAACATGTACACATGGGCGTGGAAAATAAAGCCCTTGCCCTAGAGGGGATTCTTCAATCCCTGGGCCTTCAATCTGCCGATTGCGCAGTGATGGGTGATGATTGGCCAGACTTTCAAATGATGAAATCTGCTGGATTAAAAATTTGTCCCGCTCAAGGTCATGAGGCTGTAAAAGACATCGCTCATTTTGTTACTACGCGATCTGGTGGCAGCGGCGCTGTACGCGAGGTTTGCGATCTCATTCTGAAAGCACAAAACCGCTACGACGAATTACTTGCCCAGGCCAAAGGCTAA
- the uvrA gene encoding excinuclease ABC subunit UvrA → MNNEIKIRGARTHNLKNINLDIPREKLVVLTGLSGSGKSSLAFDTLYAEGQRRYVESLSAYARQFLQLMEKPDVDTIEGLSPAISIEQKATSHNPRSTVGTVTEIHDYLRLLFARAGTPHCPEHDLPLEAQSVSQMVDTVLAMPEDTKLMILAPVVSERKGEFVDLFQDLQAQGFVRFRVRSGGGTTNTAKAEIFEVDQLPTLKKNDKHSIEVVVDRIKVRQDIQQRLAESFETALRLTDGKAMIVDMDTGKEMIFSSKFACPICSYSLQELEPRLFSFNNPMGACPSCDGLGHQSFFDPKRIVAHPDLSLASGAIKGWDRRNQFYFKLLQTLAKHGGFDVEKPFETLNKKQQDLILLGSGDVTIPFEYINERGKNSVREHAFEGIVANFERRYRETDSMTVREELSRYQNVQTCPACNGSRLRKEARFVKVGEGKQSRAIYEISALPLKEAKEYFEGLELKGAKREIADKIVKEIGSRLRFLNDVGLDYLSLERSADTLSGGEAQRIRLASQIGSGLTGVMYVLDEPSIGLHQRDNDRLIGTLKHLRDLGNSVLVVEHDEDMIRASDYVIDIGPGAGVHGGEVVAEGTPEEVEANPKSLTGAYLSGRECIAVPEKRIPVNDKFLEIIGARGNNLQSVHAKIPVGLLTCVTGVSGSGKSTLINDTLHHAVAQHIYGSNAEPAAHDSIKGLENFDKVISVDQSPIGRTPRSNPATYTGLFTPIRELFCGVPAARERGYEAGRFSFNVKGGRCDACEGDGVLKVEMHFLPDVYVPCDVCHGKRYNRETLDIRYKGKNIHEVLSMTIEQAHEFFEAVPIVKRKLKTLLDVGLGYVKLGQSATTLSGGEAQRVKLSLELSKRDTGRTLYILDEPTTGLHFHDIQLLLTVLQTLKKQGNTIVIIEHNLDVIKTADWIIDLGPKGGAGGGQIIATGTPEEVAKNEASFTGHYLAPLLVRKLTSAKKKK, encoded by the coding sequence ATGAATAACGAAATTAAGATCCGCGGTGCGCGCACGCACAACCTCAAAAACATCAATCTAGACATCCCTAGAGAGAAATTGGTCGTCTTGACCGGACTTTCAGGTTCAGGCAAAAGCTCCCTCGCTTTTGACACCCTGTATGCGGAAGGACAGCGCCGCTATGTAGAGTCTCTCTCAGCCTATGCCCGCCAGTTCTTGCAGCTGATGGAAAAACCAGACGTCGATACGATTGAGGGTCTCTCTCCAGCAATTTCCATTGAACAAAAAGCAACCAGCCACAATCCACGCTCAACCGTGGGGACGGTAACGGAAATTCATGATTACCTACGCCTACTATTTGCGCGCGCAGGTACACCACATTGCCCTGAACATGATCTGCCACTAGAAGCGCAAAGTGTTTCTCAAATGGTGGATACCGTTTTAGCAATGCCTGAAGACACCAAGTTAATGATTCTTGCTCCAGTGGTTAGCGAGCGCAAAGGTGAATTCGTAGACTTATTCCAGGATTTGCAAGCGCAAGGATTTGTCCGCTTTCGCGTTCGCTCTGGTGGCGGAACAACCAATACTGCTAAAGCGGAAATTTTTGAAGTGGATCAATTACCCACCCTCAAGAAAAACGATAAGCATTCAATTGAAGTGGTAGTAGATCGCATTAAGGTTCGACAAGACATTCAACAGCGCTTAGCGGAATCTTTTGAGACCGCTCTGCGTTTGACCGATGGCAAAGCCATGATTGTTGATATGGATACTGGCAAAGAGATGATTTTCTCAAGCAAGTTTGCTTGCCCAATTTGCTCTTATTCATTACAAGAGCTTGAGCCACGCCTCTTCTCATTTAATAACCCGATGGGCGCATGCCCTTCTTGTGACGGCCTTGGTCATCAATCCTTCTTTGACCCAAAGCGGATTGTGGCCCACCCCGACCTATCACTCGCATCAGGCGCCATCAAAGGCTGGGATCGTCGCAATCAGTTTTATTTCAAGCTATTGCAAACCCTTGCCAAGCATGGTGGCTTCGATGTGGAAAAGCCATTCGAAACACTAAACAAGAAACAGCAAGATTTAATCTTGCTAGGCTCGGGTGATGTCACCATTCCATTTGAGTACATCAATGAACGGGGTAAAAACAGCGTTCGTGAGCATGCCTTTGAAGGCATCGTTGCTAATTTTGAGCGACGCTATCGTGAAACAGATTCGATGACCGTTCGTGAAGAATTGTCCCGCTATCAGAACGTACAAACCTGCCCTGCCTGTAACGGCAGTCGTTTGCGCAAAGAAGCTCGCTTTGTCAAAGTAGGTGAAGGCAAGCAGTCTCGCGCCATTTACGAGATCAGCGCACTCCCTTTAAAAGAGGCTAAAGAGTATTTTGAAGGGCTTGAACTCAAAGGCGCTAAACGCGAGATTGCCGACAAGATTGTCAAAGAGATTGGCTCACGCCTGCGCTTCTTAAATGATGTGGGCTTGGACTATCTCTCACTAGAGCGTAGCGCCGATACACTTTCCGGCGGAGAGGCTCAACGCATTCGTCTTGCATCTCAAATTGGCTCCGGCCTGACAGGGGTTATGTACGTATTGGATGAGCCATCTATTGGCTTGCATCAACGGGATAACGATCGCCTGATTGGAACACTCAAGCACTTGCGCGACTTAGGCAATAGCGTACTGGTGGTTGAGCATGATGAAGATATGATCCGCGCTTCTGACTATGTGATTGATATTGGTCCCGGTGCAGGAGTGCATGGTGGCGAAGTAGTTGCAGAGGGCACGCCTGAAGAGGTGGAAGCCAATCCCAAGTCATTAACTGGCGCTTATTTATCTGGCCGCGAATGCATCGCCGTTCCAGAAAAGCGTATTCCTGTAAATGATAAATTCCTCGAAATTATTGGAGCGCGTGGCAATAACTTGCAATCTGTCCACGCCAAGATTCCGGTTGGGTTGCTCACTTGCGTGACTGGCGTATCTGGCTCCGGTAAATCCACTCTGATTAACGACACCTTGCACCATGCTGTCGCACAGCATATTTACGGTTCAAATGCTGAGCCTGCAGCACACGATTCCATTAAGGGTCTAGAGAACTTTGACAAAGTTATCAGCGTAGACCAGTCACCGATTGGCAGAACACCCCGCTCAAATCCAGCAACGTATACCGGCTTATTTACCCCGATCAGAGAGCTCTTCTGCGGAGTGCCTGCTGCGCGTGAGCGTGGCTACGAAGCGGGACGCTTCTCTTTCAATGTGAAGGGTGGCCGTTGCGATGCTTGTGAAGGTGATGGCGTACTAAAGGTGGAGATGCATTTCTTGCCAGACGTCTACGTCCCATGTGATGTTTGTCATGGCAAACGCTACAACCGTGAAACTTTAGACATTCGCTATAAGGGTAAAAACATTCATGAAGTGCTATCGATGACCATCGAGCAAGCGCATGAGTTTTTTGAAGCCGTTCCGATTGTTAAGCGAAAACTCAAAACCCTACTTGATGTGGGTTTGGGGTATGTCAAGTTAGGCCAAAGCGCCACTACGCTCTCTGGTGGTGAAGCACAGCGCGTCAAGCTTTCCTTAGAGCTATCAAAACGAGACACTGGCAGAACCTTGTACATCTTGGATGAGCCGACAACCGGCCTGCACTTCCATGACATCCAACTTTTGCTGACAGTACTTCAGACTTTAAAGAAGCAAGGCAATACGATCGTGATCATTGAACACAATTTAGATGTGATCAAAACTGCGGATTGGATTATTGACTTAGGCCCTAAGGGTGGCGCTGGTGGCGGACAAATCATTGCTACCGGAACACCGGAAGAAGTTGCTAAAAATGAAGCCAGTTTTACGGGTCACTATTTAGCACCACTACTGGTTCGTAAATTAACCTCTGCTAAAAAGAAGAAATAA
- the hprK gene encoding HPr(Ser) kinase/phosphatase, with product MTQPLLLEGVTAQQIFDDNVSDLKLSWIGGLEGADRTFPPEAVKAAAASSDLVGHLNLIHPSRIQIFGIQEVDYHAELEPKQRQEQISNLISKTPPCVIVADGKAADADLQLFCQRSSTPLFTTAISAAEVIDHLRTYLTKIGAPQMTKHGVFMDILGLGVLIMGESGLGKSELGLELISRGHGLVADDAVDFARLGPDYIEGRCPVILRNLLEVRGLGLLDIRTIFGETAVRRKLKLRLIVQLVRRNDGEFERLPLEAQHIDVLGVPIRTVKIQVAAGRNLAVLVEAAVRNTILQLRGIDTLKEFIERQRIQMSAEADFGKSQGRLL from the coding sequence ATGACCCAACCCCTACTCCTAGAAGGAGTAACTGCACAGCAGATCTTTGACGACAATGTGTCGGATTTAAAGCTCTCCTGGATTGGGGGTTTAGAAGGGGCAGATCGCACGTTTCCACCTGAGGCAGTAAAAGCAGCGGCAGCTAGTTCCGATCTCGTGGGCCACTTAAATTTGATCCATCCAAGCCGAATTCAAATTTTTGGCATTCAAGAAGTCGACTATCACGCTGAGCTAGAGCCCAAACAAAGGCAGGAGCAAATCTCCAACCTGATTTCCAAGACGCCACCTTGCGTCATTGTGGCGGATGGCAAGGCTGCGGATGCTGATCTGCAACTCTTCTGCCAACGCTCTTCCACCCCCTTATTTACAACGGCAATTTCTGCCGCTGAGGTCATTGACCACTTGCGCACCTATCTCACCAAGATTGGCGCCCCTCAAATGACTAAGCACGGTGTATTCATGGACATCTTGGGCTTGGGAGTTTTGATTATGGGTGAATCTGGCCTTGGAAAAAGTGAGCTGGGTTTAGAGCTCATTTCTCGCGGGCATGGTTTAGTAGCAGATGACGCTGTTGACTTTGCTCGCCTAGGCCCCGACTATATCGAAGGTCGCTGCCCTGTAATTTTGCGCAATCTTTTAGAGGTGCGCGGATTAGGCTTATTAGATATTCGAACCATCTTTGGCGAAACAGCTGTTCGTCGCAAACTCAAACTTCGCCTCATTGTTCAACTTGTACGTCGCAATGATGGTGAGTTTGAACGCCTCCCCTTGGAAGCGCAACATATCGATGTTTTAGGCGTGCCTATTCGCACCGTCAAAATTCAAGTGGCGGCAGGTCGCAACTTGGCGGTTCTTGTAGAGGCAGCGGTTCGCAATACCATCCTACAGTTACGCGGCATTGATACGCTTAAAGAATTCATAGAGCGTCAACGCATCCAAATGAGTGCGGAAGCAGACTTCGGTAAATCACAAGGTCGCCTGCTTTAA
- a CDS encoding monovalent cation:proton antiporter family protein, with amino-acid sequence MPSVLQLTLILLASGVAGVVIFRYFGLPPILGYLAIGVLIGPHALALANDSATVKYLAEFGVVFLMFSIGLEFNLHKLRAMRSIVFGLGGSQVILTMLLAVPASLLMNWIYPISWQAAIALGGALAMSSTAIVTKLISDRSEIETDHGRNIIGILLFQDLAVVFLLILLPSLGKNPGDLFLALTAASIKIAVALVLIFVIGQTLMSRWFSLVAKLRSQELFMLNLLLIVLGMAGLTEHFGLSLALGAFLAGMLIAETPYRHQVEEDVKPFRDVLLGLFFITVGMLLDFEVIYQQWVLVLLLLVGPLIFKFGLIALLSRAFGSSPGISIRTGLCLAQAGEFGFVLLNQIDGLDLIDPALSQAVLAAMLLSMFGAPFLIQYSDRIAMRFSSNEWLLQSLALTRVAAKSVRTENHVVICGFGRSGQSLARMLDQEKIPYIALDMDPDRVKEAAGAGDNVVYGDASRENYLVAAGLARAKAVVITYADTPATLRVLHQVERLRPGMTILVRTKDDADLAKLQAAGATEVVPELIEGSLMMASHVLLMMGVPMRKVVRRITSAREARYSLLRGYFRGSADDAESKESWRLHPVTLLPESASIGKTLDELHLENEGVSVQAVRRKVGGSDYVKLELTPDLRLQANDILVLSGNSEATDLAESKLL; translated from the coding sequence ATGCCGTCAGTCCTTCAGTTAACTCTCATCTTGCTGGCCTCCGGAGTGGCCGGGGTGGTTATTTTCCGCTATTTTGGGCTACCCCCTATTTTGGGCTATTTAGCTATCGGGGTCCTCATTGGGCCTCATGCCCTCGCTTTGGCTAATGATTCGGCCACCGTGAAGTATTTGGCCGAATTTGGGGTGGTTTTTCTGATGTTTTCGATTGGCCTGGAGTTTAATCTCCACAAGCTCAGGGCGATGCGCTCGATTGTGTTTGGCTTGGGTGGCAGCCAAGTCATTTTGACCATGCTATTGGCTGTTCCAGCCAGCCTATTGATGAACTGGATTTATCCTATCTCTTGGCAGGCTGCCATTGCCCTCGGGGGCGCCTTGGCCATGTCATCTACTGCCATTGTGACTAAATTGATCTCAGATCGTTCGGAAATTGAAACCGATCATGGCCGCAACATTATTGGTATTTTGTTATTTCAGGATTTAGCAGTTGTTTTTCTGTTGATCCTGCTGCCCTCCTTGGGCAAGAATCCAGGAGATCTCTTTCTTGCGTTAACCGCGGCCTCTATCAAGATTGCCGTTGCCCTTGTTCTGATTTTTGTCATTGGCCAAACTTTAATGAGTCGCTGGTTTAGTTTAGTGGCGAAATTGCGCTCACAAGAGCTCTTCATGCTGAACCTGTTGTTAATTGTTCTGGGTATGGCTGGGTTGACCGAGCACTTTGGATTGTCTTTAGCGTTAGGCGCTTTCTTGGCGGGTATGTTGATTGCTGAGACCCCCTATCGTCATCAAGTGGAGGAGGACGTTAAGCCTTTTAGGGATGTCCTGCTTGGACTCTTCTTTATTACCGTCGGAATGTTGTTGGATTTCGAGGTGATTTACCAACAATGGGTATTGGTTTTACTCCTCTTAGTTGGTCCATTGATATTTAAGTTTGGCCTGATTGCTTTGTTATCACGCGCCTTTGGTTCAAGCCCTGGAATTTCTATACGTACTGGTTTGTGTTTGGCGCAAGCCGGTGAATTTGGTTTCGTGCTGCTCAATCAGATTGATGGCCTAGATTTGATTGATCCTGCATTGAGTCAAGCAGTGCTTGCTGCCATGTTGTTATCCATGTTTGGTGCGCCCTTCCTGATTCAATACAGTGATCGTATTGCGATGCGCTTTTCTAGTAATGAGTGGCTACTGCAATCTTTGGCGCTTACGCGAGTGGCTGCAAAAAGTGTACGTACCGAGAATCATGTAGTGATTTGTGGATTTGGTCGTTCAGGCCAAAGTCTGGCGCGGATGCTCGATCAAGAAAAGATTCCATATATCGCCTTGGATATGGATCCTGATCGTGTGAAGGAAGCTGCGGGCGCGGGCGATAACGTGGTGTATGGTGACGCAAGTAGAGAAAATTATTTAGTAGCCGCTGGTTTAGCAAGAGCTAAAGCCGTAGTGATTACTTACGCGGATACCCCTGCGACATTAAGAGTCTTGCATCAAGTAGAACGTTTGCGTCCAGGAATGACTATCTTGGTTCGCACGAAAGACGATGCTGACTTGGCGAAGTTACAGGCGGCAGGCGCAACTGAAGTGGTGCCTGAGTTGATTGAGGGTAGCCTCATGATGGCATCGCATGTGTTGCTGATGATGGGTGTGCCTATGCGCAAGGTAGTGCGTCGCATTACTAGTGCGCGTGAGGCCCGCTATAGCCTATTGCGAGGTTATTTCCGTGGCTCTGCCGATGATGCGGAATCCAAGGAATCTTGGCGTTTACACCCTGTCACTTTATTGCCTGAGTCAGCCAGTATTGGCAAGACTCTTGATGAGCTACATCTTGAAAATGAGGGCGTTAGTGTTCAAGCGGTCAGACGTAAGGTGGGTGGATCTGACTATGTCAAGCTAGAGCTGACTCCGGATTTACGACTTCAGGCCAACGATATCTTGGTGCTTTCAGGCAATTCAGAAGCGACGGATTTAGCCGAATCTAAATTGCTCTGA
- a CDS encoding SIS domain-containing protein, translating to MIAKTRDRTLKLARDTLTIEAAALHTMRDRLEGANADALILAVELLHSCKGRIVVSGIGKSGHIARKIAATFASTGSPAFFVHPAEASHGDLGMVTRDDVFVALSNSGETDELLTIVPIVKRTGAKLIALTGAPNSSLAKLADAHIDTSVEKEACPLNLAPTTSTTAALAMGDALAVALLDARGFQAEDFQRSHPGGRLGRKQLMHVSEVMRNFDETPKISISATLQDALLEMTAKRMGMVVTMDANHHVAGIFTDGDLRRLLEKSTNLDGLTLKDAVTTAPRTIPPELLAEEAIEMMEKHRINHLVVTDPKGALLGALNLHDLFAAKVI from the coding sequence ATGATAGCTAAGACTCGTGACCGAACCCTAAAGCTTGCGCGTGACACCCTCACTATTGAGGCTGCTGCACTGCACACAATGCGTGATCGCCTTGAAGGCGCTAATGCCGATGCCCTGATATTGGCAGTAGAACTTTTGCACTCTTGCAAAGGACGGATAGTAGTCTCCGGCATTGGGAAGTCAGGCCATATCGCACGCAAGATTGCTGCCACATTTGCCTCTACCGGCTCCCCCGCTTTTTTTGTTCACCCCGCTGAAGCCAGTCATGGTGACTTGGGAATGGTGACCCGTGACGATGTTTTTGTTGCCCTATCTAATTCTGGCGAAACGGATGAATTACTCACCATCGTGCCCATTGTGAAACGTACAGGCGCCAAACTCATTGCCCTCACTGGCGCTCCAAATTCCTCTTTAGCGAAACTGGCTGATGCGCACATTGATACCAGCGTTGAAAAAGAGGCTTGCCCACTAAACCTCGCCCCCACCACCAGCACCACAGCAGCACTAGCCATGGGTGATGCATTAGCAGTTGCGCTCCTAGATGCGCGTGGTTTTCAGGCTGAAGACTTTCAACGCTCGCACCCGGGTGGGCGCCTAGGCCGTAAGCAACTCATGCATGTCAGCGAAGTGATGCGCAACTTTGATGAAACTCCGAAGATCTCCATCTCCGCGACATTACAAGATGCTTTGCTTGAAATGACTGCGAAGCGCATGGGGATGGTTGTTACTATGGATGCCAATCATCACGTTGCAGGAATCTTTACTGACGGAGATCTCCGTCGCTTACTTGAAAAAAGCACCAACCTCGACGGCCTCACATTAAAGGATGCTGTCACGACTGCTCCCCGCACCATACCTCCAGAGCTGTTGGCTGAAGAAGCCATTGAAATGATGGAAAAACATCGCATCAATCATCTAGTGGTGACCGATCCCAAAGGCGCCCTTCTCGGCGCCCTCAATCTGCATGATCTCTTTGCAGCCAAGGTGATTTAA
- the hpf gene encoding ribosome hibernation-promoting factor, HPF/YfiA family yields MNLKINSRHVEVTPAMRTHLESGLAKIRKHFDHVLDASAFFIVDNAKEKDLRQTAEITIHLKGKELFAEAHNADLYHAMDAVVDKLERQVVKHKEKIQDHHHEKHFE; encoded by the coding sequence ATGAATTTAAAAATTAATAGCCGTCATGTTGAAGTTACTCCAGCCATGCGTACCCACCTCGAAAGTGGGTTGGCCAAAATTCGTAAGCACTTCGATCACGTTCTAGATGCCTCCGCTTTTTTCATTGTGGATAACGCAAAAGAGAAAGATTTACGCCAGACTGCTGAGATCACTATTCACCTCAAAGGCAAGGAGCTCTTTGCTGAAGCCCATAACGCCGATCTCTACCATGCCATGGATGCCGTAGTCGATAAACTCGAGCGCCAAGTTGTCAAACACAAAGAAAAGATTCAAGATCATCATCACGAAAAGCATTTTGAGTAA
- the lptC gene encoding LPS export ABC transporter periplasmic protein LptC, giving the protein MPLTSQKIKLGLSRGLLRLMPLILMGSLTLVTFWLVKKSAPTEKSRIERVRLHEPDYTIQNGALSALNEVGNTKYRVLGKKVTHYDDDASIDIETPRIRLFPPEKSPVTVKSDTGHLDGDLTILDLTDNAEIFRPPQAATATEPARPRMLARSSYFKVLINDDIIETNKPITLEQGMSVMHSSDGGVFNNIEQSMVLSGQVKGRIERVQPGAQP; this is encoded by the coding sequence ATGCCGCTTACCTCTCAAAAAATTAAACTCGGCTTATCGCGTGGACTACTGCGCCTTATGCCTTTAATTTTGATGGGTAGCTTGACTCTAGTCACCTTCTGGCTGGTTAAAAAGAGCGCCCCTACTGAAAAATCTCGGATTGAGCGCGTCCGGTTACATGAGCCCGACTACACCATTCAAAATGGCGCTCTATCTGCTCTGAATGAAGTTGGAAATACCAAATACCGCGTATTGGGCAAGAAGGTAACCCACTATGACGACGATGCTTCGATTGATATCGAGACGCCTCGCATCCGTTTATTCCCGCCCGAGAAATCTCCGGTTACCGTCAAGTCGGATACGGGACATTTAGATGGTGACCTGACTATCTTGGATTTAACAGATAACGCTGAAATTTTCCGGCCACCCCAAGCAGCAACTGCTACCGAACCAGCAAGACCACGCATGCTTGCACGCTCCTCTTACTTCAAGGTGTTAATCAACGACGACATCATTGAAACTAACAAACCCATCACCCTTGAGCAAGGCATGTCTGTAATGCACTCAAGTGATGGTGGTGTCTTTAATAATATTGAGCAAAGCATGGTTCTGTCTGGTCAGGTAAAAGGTCGCATCGAGCGCGTCCAACCCGGAGCGCAACCATGA